One Spinacia oleracea cultivar Varoflay chromosome 4, BTI_SOV_V1, whole genome shotgun sequence DNA segment encodes these proteins:
- the LOC110803738 gene encoding uncharacterized protein: protein MINDGGSHFYERHLDALLRKYKVYHRTGLAYNLQTTGQVEVSNREIKSTLKKVVAKSRKDLSDKLDDTLWAYRTAFRTPIGTFPYRLVYGKACDFPVEMKYKAFWEIKAINMEVKLAREKRILQLNELDEFRLQAYDSARIYKEKTKRWHDSHILKGSS from the coding sequence atGATCAATGATGGAGGTTCACACTTTTATGAGCGACATTTGGATGCGCTTCTGCGCAAATATAAAGTCTATCACCGCACTGGGCTAGCCTACAACCTTCAAACGACTgggcaagttgaggtctccaaccgggAGATCAAATCTACTCTCAAGAAGGTGGTAGCAAAGTCTAGGAAAGACTTGAGCGATAAGCtggatgatactctatgggcataccGGACTGCATTTAGGACACCTATTGGTACTTTCCCGTATCGATTAGTGTATGGTAAGGCATGTGATTTTCCGGTGGAAATGAAATACAAAGCTTTCTGGGAAATCAAGGCAATCAACATGGAAGTTAAGCTAGCCCGTGAGAAGCGGATACTACAGTTGAATGAGCTTGATGAGTTTAGATTACAAGCTTATGATAGTGCTCGAATATACAAAGAGAAGACCAAGCGATGGCATGACAGTCACATCCTTAAAGGAAGTTCGTAG
- the LOC130471273 gene encoding uncharacterized protein produces MPVLCVCAKHMTPPQNFKAMTQIPKKLLHPSHSAFRSYKRLSGQSKGTKLTWIPAQRAQQPGSLDCGYYVMRFMYDIIMNHGNSQDLTKEEHCLIHRRRLML; encoded by the exons ATGCCTGTGCTGTGTGTGTGTGCAAAGCATATGACTCCACCTCAAAATTTTAAGGCTATGA CTCAAATCCCAAAGAAGCTTCTCCACCCTTCTCATAG tgcttttcggagttacaagagattaagtggacaatctaagggaactaaattaacatggattccagcacag cgtgctcaacaaccgggatcactagattgtggctactacgtcatgcgttttatgtacgacataataatgaatcatggtaatagtcaagatcttactaag gaagaacattgccttattcaccggaggagattaatgttgtga